The following coding sequences lie in one Silvanigrella aquatica genomic window:
- the greB gene encoding transcription elongation factor GreB, whose amino-acid sequence MISLKKVENSENQQIKQTNLITPQGYKILVDEFHELSKKERPLVVQEVSAAAKLGDRSENAEYQYGKKRLREIDRRLRFLDKRISAARIINPKEQQGNKILFGATVTLENTDGKKVVYQIVGEDEANLTLKKISWKSPLGQELLNKQKGEIAVVEAPAGIREYEIIDFKFV is encoded by the coding sequence ATGATCAGTCTTAAAAAAGTTGAAAACTCTGAAAATCAGCAGATAAAACAGACAAATTTAATAACCCCACAGGGCTATAAAATACTCGTCGACGAATTTCATGAGCTTTCTAAAAAAGAACGTCCGTTGGTTGTACAGGAAGTGTCGGCGGCGGCAAAGTTGGGTGATCGATCTGAAAATGCAGAATATCAATACGGCAAAAAGCGTTTACGAGAAATTGATAGAAGATTGCGATTTTTAGATAAGCGCATTTCCGCAGCGCGCATTATCAATCCAAAGGAACAACAAGGAAACAAAATTTTATTTGGTGCCACCGTTACTCTGGAAAATACAGATGGTAAAAAAGTGGTTTATCAAATTGTAGGAGAAGATGAGGCCAATTTAACATTAAAAAAAATAAGTTGGAAGTCGCCCTTGGGTCAGGAGTTGTTAAATAAACAAAAAGGAGAAATTGCAGTTGTTGAAGCGCCTGCTGGTATTCGTGAATACGAAATAATCGATTTCAAATTTGTTTGA
- a CDS encoding 4a-hydroxytetrahydrobiopterin dehydratase — protein MKVYTIPFCPYCFRVKLLTSEKKIPSSQIQYDEIDLKNAPEELKIINPNLTVPTMVLEKNKGFPESLIIMEYIDKLNLSEEKLFGNNDKEIAQNKVLIEHISQEVTSLLLSCLFAKGSEMKLRQALEKLPQAFEKMDILLEQAQGSYFGGTKLNAVDMSFAPFLCYYLVAQEIYPRLKLPQESSKTGIYFKNIKENKYVQEVILNKKGFKDHIQTMISEPEYITTIKKSSRILVEDIEKEVKILNDKISSKIQNKNPIFWKINKNEKGPFIETTVTFKNYDEALKSVNKICDLQETSDHHSNFILDNLSQIKVEVCTHQPKWGVTAMDFAFAEALSLHVLS, from the coding sequence ATGAAAGTTTATACCATTCCTTTTTGCCCATACTGTTTTCGTGTAAAATTATTAACAAGTGAAAAAAAAATTCCAAGCTCACAAATTCAATATGATGAAATTGATTTAAAAAATGCTCCCGAAGAACTCAAGATTATCAATCCTAATCTTACTGTTCCAACAATGGTTCTTGAAAAAAATAAAGGCTTTCCTGAAAGTTTAATTATAATGGAATACATTGATAAATTAAACTTAAGTGAGGAAAAATTATTTGGAAATAATGACAAAGAAATAGCTCAAAATAAAGTTCTTATAGAACACATATCACAAGAAGTAACTTCCCTGCTACTCAGCTGTTTATTTGCGAAAGGCAGTGAAATGAAGTTGCGCCAAGCACTGGAAAAACTTCCTCAAGCATTTGAAAAAATGGACATTTTATTAGAGCAAGCGCAAGGAAGTTATTTTGGCGGCACAAAGCTCAATGCTGTCGACATGAGTTTTGCTCCTTTTCTTTGTTATTATTTAGTCGCGCAGGAAATATATCCAAGGCTAAAATTGCCTCAGGAAAGTTCAAAAACCGGAATATATTTTAAAAATATAAAAGAAAATAAGTATGTTCAGGAAGTCATTTTAAATAAAAAAGGATTTAAAGACCATATTCAAACAATGATTTCTGAACCAGAATATATCACAACAATAAAAAAATCTTCTCGAATTTTAGTTGAAGATATTGAAAAAGAAGTTAAGATTTTAAACGACAAAATTTCTTCTAAAATTCAGAATAAAAACCCTATTTTTTGGAAAATAAATAAAAACGAAAAAGGGCCTTTTATTGAAACAACTGTTACTTTTAAAAACTATGATGAAGCTTTGAAGTCTGTAAATAAAATTTGTGATTTACAGGAAACTTCAGATCATCATTCAAATTTTATCCTTGATAATTTGAGTCAAATTAAAGTAGAAGTATGTACGCATCAACCAAAATGGGGAGTGACTGCCATGGATTTTGCTTTTGCAGAAGCGCTTTCTCTCCACGTATTAAGTTAA
- a CDS encoding helix-turn-helix domain-containing protein, whose translation MIKETASDKPESFGQYIAIHMKAFRRESGLSQEQLSERSGIPRSTIASLERGEGNPTLQVLVGISQGLGVEMAALLKKPVPTAVLHKNKDAARVPKQLIEGNEKIAKFIEVLQLTPETSRYLILQEYTLQEGERFPGAPHTPGTEEYFFCMKGSFEIMVESELFTVEEGDLLCFDGHQRHAYACRAGYPSSKGLSIVVQVPKF comes from the coding sequence ATGATTAAGGAAACTGCATCAGATAAACCAGAAAGCTTTGGACAATATATTGCCATTCACATGAAAGCTTTTCGGAGAGAATCGGGATTGAGTCAAGAACAGCTTTCTGAACGTTCCGGAATTCCGAGGAGTACCATTGCCAGCTTGGAAAGGGGTGAGGGAAACCCCACTTTACAGGTTTTAGTTGGAATTTCACAAGGACTTGGTGTGGAAATGGCAGCTCTTTTGAAAAAACCCGTACCTACCGCCGTTCTCCATAAAAATAAAGATGCTGCGCGTGTCCCTAAGCAACTCATTGAAGGCAATGAAAAAATTGCAAAATTTATAGAGGTATTACAGCTTACTCCTGAAACTTCTCGTTACCTTATTTTACAGGAATACACACTGCAGGAAGGGGAGCGATTTCCCGGGGCACCTCATACGCCAGGTACAGAAGAGTATTTTTTTTGTATGAAGGGATCATTTGAGATTATGGTGGAGTCAGAATTATTTACAGTTGAAGAAGGTGATTTGCTTTGTTTCGACGGGCATCAACGTCATGCGTATGCTTGTCGCGCGGGGTATCCTTCCTCAAAAGGATTGAGTATTGTTGTACAAGTTCCTAAATTTTAG
- the tuf gene encoding elongation factor Tu, which produces MAKEKFERSKPHMNIGTIGHVDHGKTTLTAAISAVLSTRQGKVATKFDEIDKAPEEKARGITINASHIEYETANRHYAHVDCPGHADYVKNMITGAAQMDGAILVCAATDGPMPQTREHILLARQVNVPYIVVFLNKCDIADPELTDLVEMEIRELLTKYSFPGDDTPVIRGAALGALQNPADEKASKCIVELMDAVDSFIQEPPRPVDKPFLMPIEDVFSISGRGTVCTGRIEQGICKVGEELEIVGIKPTTKTICTGVEMFRKVLDQGQAGDNVGVLLRGTKREDVERGQVLSKPGSIKPFKKFTAQIYVLNKDEGGRHKPFFKGYRPQFYFRTTDVTGVVDLPANVEMVVPGDNVEITVELITPVAMEPGLRFAIREGGRTVGSGAVGKCIE; this is translated from the coding sequence GTGGCAAAGGAAAAATTTGAGCGCTCCAAGCCTCATATGAATATCGGTACCATTGGTCACGTTGACCACGGTAAGACCACTCTTACAGCTGCTATTTCTGCTGTTCTTTCAACACGTCAAGGTAAAGTTGCTACTAAATTCGACGAAATCGACAAAGCGCCAGAAGAGAAAGCTCGTGGTATTACCATCAACGCTTCCCACATCGAGTATGAAACTGCTAACCGTCACTATGCACACGTTGACTGTCCTGGTCACGCGGACTACGTAAAAAACATGATTACGGGTGCTGCGCAAATGGACGGTGCTATCCTTGTTTGTGCTGCGACTGATGGTCCCATGCCACAAACTCGTGAGCACATCTTGCTTGCTCGTCAGGTGAACGTTCCTTACATCGTTGTATTCTTAAATAAATGCGACATTGCTGACCCTGAATTAACAGATCTCGTTGAAATGGAAATTCGTGAACTTTTAACTAAGTACAGCTTCCCTGGTGACGACACTCCTGTTATTCGCGGTGCTGCTCTTGGCGCACTTCAAAATCCAGCAGACGAAAAAGCTTCAAAATGCATTGTTGAGCTTATGGACGCTGTGGACTCCTTCATTCAAGAGCCACCACGCCCTGTTGACAAACCTTTCCTTATGCCAATTGAAGATGTCTTCTCAATTTCAGGTCGCGGTACTGTATGTACTGGCCGTATTGAACAAGGTATCTGTAAAGTTGGTGAAGAGCTTGAAATCGTTGGTATCAAGCCTACAACTAAAACCATTTGTACTGGTGTTGAAATGTTCCGTAAGGTTCTCGACCAAGGTCAAGCTGGTGATAACGTTGGTGTTCTTCTCCGCGGTACAAAACGTGAAGACGTTGAGCGCGGCCAAGTTCTTTCTAAGCCAGGCTCTATCAAACCTTTCAAGAAGTTTACTGCTCAAATCTACGTTCTTAATAAGGACGAAGGCGGACGCCATAAACCTTTCTTCAAAGGCTACCGTCCTCAATTTTACTTCCGTACAACAGACGTGACTGGTGTTGTTGATCTTCCAGCTAACGTCGAAATGGTTGTTCCTGGTGATAACGTTGAAATCACTGTTGAACTCATTACTCCTGTTGCGATGGAACCAGGTCTCCGCTTTGCGATCCGTGAAGGCGGCCGTACAGTTGGTTCTGGAGCTGTTGGTAAATGCATCGAGTAA
- a CDS encoding NAD(P)-dependent oxidoreductase produces MNSVQLKKFCFLSTRAFPGIPLTNKEQIEGIILPQNSETPISLRIESFIKKNNAENIYSFITCIVDSLQKNELDSIKKHLPKVTHIGNFGVGYNHIDISYAQKLNFRVTNSPGVLTEATADIAFALILCVTRRIGEGYSIVNKTFKYPGWSPDYLLGSGIQNKTLGIIGYGDIGRALAKRARAFGMQCVALKSNNWKSQSKVECPDIERLEEETFLETIDILSLNCPLTENSKNWLNRERISKIKRGAVIINTARGELIDEQALAEALNNDDLSGAGLDVFCHEPVLSEHLKTAKNIFILPHLGSATHETREAMGGRVFDSLKAHYLERQGIRQKGVLPFQVN; encoded by the coding sequence ATGAATTCAGTACAACTAAAAAAGTTTTGTTTCCTGTCCACCAGAGCATTCCCCGGAATACCGTTAACTAATAAAGAACAAATTGAAGGTATTATTCTTCCGCAAAACTCAGAAACTCCTATTTCACTTCGTATTGAAAGTTTTATAAAAAAAAATAATGCAGAGAATATTTATTCTTTCATAACATGCATTGTAGATAGCTTACAAAAAAATGAGCTTGATTCTATAAAAAAGCATTTGCCTAAGGTAACTCATATCGGAAATTTTGGTGTTGGGTATAATCATATTGATATTTCCTATGCTCAAAAATTGAATTTCCGCGTAACAAACTCACCTGGCGTCTTGACGGAGGCTACGGCTGACATTGCTTTCGCTCTTATCCTTTGTGTGACACGGCGTATCGGCGAAGGCTACTCAATTGTAAATAAAACATTTAAATATCCAGGTTGGAGCCCAGACTATCTCCTGGGTTCGGGAATACAAAATAAAACTCTAGGAATTATAGGCTATGGCGATATTGGTCGCGCTTTAGCAAAACGAGCCCGTGCTTTTGGCATGCAATGCGTCGCACTTAAATCTAACAATTGGAAATCACAAAGCAAAGTAGAATGCCCTGACATTGAAAGACTTGAAGAAGAAACCTTTTTAGAAACAATAGATATTCTCTCCTTAAATTGCCCTCTTACTGAGAATTCAAAAAATTGGTTGAATAGAGAAAGAATATCAAAGATAAAGCGAGGAGCTGTGATTATTAACACAGCACGCGGGGAATTGATTGATGAGCAGGCTCTTGCCGAAGCTCTCAACAATGATGACCTTTCTGGGGCAGGACTGGATGTCTTTTGCCACGAACCTGTTTTGTCTGAGCACCTCAAAACAGCAAAAAATATTTTTATACTTCCACATTTAGGAAGTGCCACCCATGAAACTCGCGAGGCGATGGGGGGGCGGGTTTTTGATTCTCTGAAGGCTCATTATTTAGAAAGGCAAGGAATAAGGCAGAAAGGAGTTTTGCCATTTCAAGTAAATTAA
- the mtnP gene encoding S-methyl-5'-thioadenosine phosphorylase: MSEIKKTFLAFIGGSGLYDLPGIENVEEQEIATPFGCPSDKIITGKIEGKPIAFLPRHGKGHRFLPSEVNYRANIYALKKLGVTHIVSVSAVGGLQEKTAPGTAVIPTQIIDKTNGTRQRTFFGNGVVGHVSFADPYCPELQKHIAKACEQEKVTTHLGGALVCIEGPRFSSRAESHSYRREEASIIGMTAMPEAILAREAEIAYATLAFVTDYDCWREETEAVTVEAVMAVLSKNVEASKRIAKAIHKSLPMESSNSIFSAAANSIMTNPSLIPAETKRNLELLYGKYWK, encoded by the coding sequence ATGTCAGAAATTAAAAAGACATTTTTAGCATTTATTGGCGGAAGTGGTTTATATGATCTTCCCGGAATTGAAAATGTAGAAGAGCAAGAAATTGCGACCCCTTTTGGTTGCCCCTCCGATAAAATCATTACAGGAAAAATTGAGGGAAAACCCATTGCTTTTTTACCACGCCATGGCAAAGGTCATCGCTTTTTACCCTCAGAAGTGAATTACAGAGCAAATATTTATGCACTTAAGAAATTAGGTGTTACGCATATTGTCAGCGTCAGCGCTGTAGGCGGCTTACAAGAAAAAACAGCTCCAGGAACTGCTGTCATTCCTACACAAATTATTGATAAAACCAACGGCACAAGACAACGTACATTTTTCGGCAATGGTGTTGTCGGACATGTCAGTTTCGCTGATCCCTACTGTCCTGAACTTCAAAAACATATTGCCAAAGCCTGCGAACAAGAAAAAGTAACAACCCACCTTGGTGGTGCTTTAGTTTGTATTGAAGGCCCCCGTTTCAGCAGCCGCGCGGAAAGTCACAGTTACAGACGTGAAGAAGCGTCCATCATTGGAATGACAGCAATGCCAGAAGCTATTTTAGCACGGGAAGCAGAAATCGCTTATGCGACACTTGCTTTTGTCACCGACTACGACTGCTGGCGCGAAGAAACAGAAGCCGTCACAGTGGAAGCCGTGATGGCAGTATTAAGTAAAAATGTCGAAGCCTCAAAACGTATTGCCAAAGCAATACATAAGTCTTTACCAATGGAATCAAGCAATTCTATATTTAGCGCTGCGGCAAATTCTATTATGACAAATCCTTCTTTAATTCCTGCAGAAACCAAAAGAAATCTTGAGTTACTTTATGGAAAATATTGGAAATAA
- a CDS encoding RuBisCO large subunit C-terminal-like domain-containing protein: protein MVSFIKNKELLSPLGNEPHAFAKFRFDANMYPSSLIEEIAIGQSLGAWEEKYVDPKILKEKVAKIVTFETNDYYHEATLAFPKQIWHGKLSWLLAILFGKMSFYEGVQLNSVWFSSDCFDNNQLMGPKFNPDSLRCLVGANAHQPLLMGILKPNVAMDAEKIAELYFEAADAGVHLLKDDEIRHDISINHVLKRVEAVAEISSKQNLKCLYAVHLQIDSTCYLNHAQSLIDAGAQALLVNTWTSGLDALQELRKAVQVPIMSHPSLVGAFGLREKTATIHPRVTLAQLIRAAGADLSLFPSPYGKLGLEKSIALEIANSCLIQNKNWLIHATMPVPSAGIKPEHAPLAKKDFGNDFVLNAGTGIFSDSIGIKNSIKLFREELDKK from the coding sequence ATGGTTTCATTTATTAAGAACAAAGAACTTCTTTCGCCTCTTGGCAATGAGCCACATGCTTTTGCAAAATTTAGATTTGACGCAAACATGTATCCCTCAAGTCTTATTGAAGAAATTGCCATAGGGCAGTCCTTAGGAGCTTGGGAAGAAAAGTATGTTGATCCTAAAATATTAAAAGAAAAAGTCGCTAAAATTGTTACCTTTGAAACAAATGATTACTACCATGAAGCCACTCTCGCTTTTCCAAAACAAATTTGGCACGGTAAATTATCCTGGTTACTTGCCATTTTATTTGGAAAAATGAGCTTTTATGAAGGAGTTCAACTGAATTCCGTTTGGTTTTCATCAGATTGTTTTGATAATAATCAACTTATGGGTCCCAAATTTAATCCCGATTCCTTAAGATGCTTGGTGGGAGCAAATGCTCATCAACCGCTTTTAATGGGCATTTTAAAACCCAATGTTGCTATGGATGCTGAGAAAATCGCGGAACTCTATTTTGAAGCTGCAGATGCCGGAGTGCATTTATTAAAAGACGACGAAATCCGTCACGATATTTCAATTAATCATGTCCTTAAAAGAGTGGAAGCAGTTGCAGAAATTTCAAGTAAACAAAATTTAAAATGTCTTTATGCCGTTCACCTTCAAATTGATTCCACTTGTTACTTAAATCACGCCCAATCTCTGATAGATGCAGGTGCACAAGCACTTTTAGTAAACACTTGGACTTCGGGTTTAGATGCCCTCCAAGAATTAAGAAAAGCAGTCCAAGTGCCTATTATGTCGCATCCCTCTCTTGTGGGTGCTTTTGGACTAAGAGAAAAGACAGCGACAATTCATCCGCGCGTTACCTTAGCTCAATTGATTCGCGCAGCAGGTGCTGATTTAAGTCTATTTCCAAGTCCTTATGGCAAACTGGGACTTGAAAAATCAATTGCTCTTGAAATTGCAAACAGTTGTTTAATACAAAATAAAAACTGGCTCATTCACGCCACCATGCCTGTGCCGAGTGCCGGTATTAAACCCGAGCATGCACCGTTGGCAAAAAAAGATTTTGGCAACGATTTTGTTTTAAATGCTGGAACAGGAATTTTTTCCGACTCCATTGGAATTAAAAATAGTATTAAATTATTTAGAGAAGAACTAGATAAAAAATGA
- the mtnA gene encoding S-methyl-5-thioribose-1-phosphate isomerase → MSQNLEAIRYKNNKLEILNQLLLPDLFTYEDCSSATQGWEAIHTMKVRGAPAIAITAALSLACELYNLEDQFNLQSLKKYIFDKLDYLCTSRPTAVNLFRMCDEMKFIIEKECLSHENKNLTAQYLKNIFIENAEKLLVKDIQDNMAIGRFGAECFAASKKVKILTHCNTGSLATSGYGTALGIIRFLHAQNKLEHAFATETRPYNQGARLTAFELVFEKIPATLITDSMASFLMKEKGIDGVIVGADRVVANGDTANKIGTYQLAIAAAYHNIPFYVAAPITSIDCSKLSGAEIHIEERPKQELTHINGVQIAAKGIDVWNPSFDITPGILITGIVTEWGVIPKNNKGEFNVKEFLLKKQNLN, encoded by the coding sequence ATGAGCCAAAACTTAGAAGCAATACGCTATAAAAATAATAAGCTTGAAATATTAAATCAACTTTTGTTACCTGATTTGTTTACTTATGAAGATTGCTCCTCTGCAACACAGGGCTGGGAAGCCATTCATACAATGAAAGTCCGAGGCGCACCTGCCATCGCTATTACCGCAGCCCTTTCTTTGGCCTGTGAATTATATAACCTCGAAGATCAATTTAATTTGCAATCATTAAAAAAATATATTTTTGATAAATTAGATTATCTTTGTACCAGTAGACCCACCGCTGTTAACTTATTTAGAATGTGCGATGAAATGAAATTTATTATTGAAAAAGAATGTCTTTCTCATGAAAATAAAAATCTCACAGCGCAGTATTTAAAAAATATATTCATTGAAAATGCAGAAAAATTGCTTGTAAAAGACATTCAAGACAATATGGCAATTGGACGTTTTGGTGCTGAATGCTTTGCGGCATCAAAAAAAGTTAAAATATTAACACATTGTAATACCGGCTCCTTAGCCACTTCGGGATATGGAACAGCATTGGGAATTATTCGTTTCCTTCATGCACAAAATAAACTAGAGCATGCCTTTGCAACAGAAACTCGTCCCTATAATCAAGGGGCGCGCCTTACAGCATTTGAACTTGTTTTTGAAAAAATTCCTGCCACATTAATTACCGATTCCATGGCTTCTTTTTTAATGAAAGAAAAAGGAATTGATGGTGTGATTGTAGGTGCCGATAGAGTTGTTGCCAATGGAGACACCGCCAACAAAATAGGAACTTATCAACTTGCTATTGCCGCAGCTTACCATAATATTCCCTTTTATGTTGCCGCTCCTATAACATCTATCGATTGTTCTAAATTAAGTGGTGCCGAAATACACATTGAAGAACGTCCTAAACAAGAATTAACACATATCAACGGTGTCCAAATTGCAGCGAAAGGCATTGATGTTTGGAATCCCTCATTTGACATCACTCCTGGAATACTCATTACAGGCATTGTAACCGAATGGGGAGTTATACCTAAAAATAATAAGGGCGAATTCAACGTAAAAGAATTTTTGCTAAAGAAACAAAATTTAAATTAA
- a CDS encoding SpoIIE family protein phosphatase, with protein sequence MFKREQFKNFRFSLTLKIALALMTIIIIVMGINTFLDIKETKSKMEEYENKNNFSIFTGALPIIENAVWQVEFKDLRSTLSQIMKNQNIVSVAVFTEKEKNIAFLERGLDNQIKKISLENLISNFDKKILSEMDPDKKNIRILEIIDSKNERKILAYPLIIKNTYNKITENIKVGYFILVCSTHSISIATKEIIYKSISLSFFLGFVIVISSFLFIKILIINPIKSLEKTSIEISKNNLIQTKIPKSLIGHDEMESLSKNFNHMVTQIIKLIEDEKEQQRMANELETAKLIQKSFIPSAKNLKVGHFEISGFFQSASECGGDWWHFYPLIDKKILIMLGDVTGHGTPSALLTAAVKGYCDSIYSRQKVNPALVLEELDVIVRNSGGGDELLMTMFVAVIDPLQHKMTYANAAQNFPFVVSEDSNTTSPTTLLGTGKRLGYKEQENNKTSVPYKNFSIDFKVNDLLFLYSDGLTDAKNTSKRDYSERRLKKKLKELHPKLTYEIISEIKNDLFEFTNGSHFEDDVTFVACRFCENENFEYTNELIQYFTHNHSELEETLIQKAS encoded by the coding sequence ATGTTTAAGCGAGAACAATTTAAAAATTTTAGATTTTCTTTAACTCTTAAAATAGCCTTAGCTCTTATGACTATTATCATAATTGTTATGGGCATAAATACATTTTTAGACATAAAAGAAACAAAGTCAAAAATGGAAGAATATGAGAATAAAAACAATTTTTCCATATTTACTGGCGCTCTTCCCATTATTGAAAATGCAGTTTGGCAAGTCGAGTTTAAAGATTTAAGATCGACATTAAGTCAAATTATGAAAAATCAAAATATTGTTTCTGTGGCTGTTTTCACTGAGAAAGAAAAGAATATTGCTTTTTTAGAAAGAGGGTTAGATAACCAAATTAAAAAAATATCGTTAGAAAATTTGATATCAAATTTTGATAAAAAAATCCTCTCAGAAATGGATCCAGACAAAAAAAATATTCGTATTCTAGAAATTATTGACAGTAAAAATGAAAGAAAAATTTTAGCTTATCCTCTAATAATTAAAAACACTTACAATAAAATTACAGAAAATATTAAGGTTGGGTATTTTATTTTAGTCTGCTCTACTCACTCCATATCTATTGCGACAAAAGAGATTATTTACAAATCGATATCTCTATCATTTTTTTTAGGATTTGTAATAGTAATTTCATCATTTTTATTTATTAAAATTCTAATTATTAACCCTATAAAATCACTTGAAAAAACAAGTATTGAGATTTCTAAAAACAATTTAATTCAAACAAAAATTCCTAAAAGTCTCATTGGACATGATGAAATGGAGAGCCTATCAAAAAACTTTAATCACATGGTCACTCAAATTATTAAGCTTATTGAAGATGAAAAAGAACAACAAAGAATGGCTAATGAATTAGAAACAGCAAAATTAATTCAAAAATCATTTATTCCTTCAGCTAAAAATTTAAAAGTAGGGCATTTTGAAATATCAGGCTTTTTTCAATCAGCTTCTGAATGCGGAGGTGATTGGTGGCATTTTTATCCCTTAATTGACAAAAAAATTCTTATTATGCTGGGCGATGTAACAGGTCATGGTACACCTAGTGCTCTTCTCACAGCTGCTGTCAAAGGATATTGCGATTCCATATATTCAAGACAAAAAGTCAATCCTGCCTTAGTTTTAGAAGAGCTTGATGTCATCGTAAGAAATAGCGGCGGTGGTGACGAACTTTTAATGACCATGTTTGTCGCTGTCATTGATCCCCTTCAACACAAAATGACTTATGCCAACGCCGCACAAAATTTTCCTTTTGTCGTCAGTGAAGACAGCAACACCACTTCGCCCACAACCTTACTGGGTACGGGAAAAAGACTGGGTTATAAAGAACAAGAGAATAATAAAACCAGTGTCCCCTATAAAAACTTTTCCATTGATTTTAAGGTGAATGATTTATTGTTTCTTTATTCTGATGGTCTCACAGATGCTAAAAATACTTCTAAAAGGGATTATTCGGAAAGACGTTTAAAAAAGAAACTCAAAGAATTGCATCCCAAATTAACCTACGAAATTATTTCTGAAATTAAAAATGACCTGTTTGAATTTACAAATGGTTCTCATTTCGAAGATGATGTTACTTTTGTTGCCTGCCGTTTTTGTGAAAATGAAAATTTTGAATATACAAACGAACTTATTCAATATTTTACGCATAATCACAGTGAATTGGAAGAAACATTGATACAAAAAGCCTCCTAG
- the mtnB gene encoding methylthioribulose 1-phosphate dehydratase, with product MRTYRRIIKDSSFLPLSLYEMNSLNHLCDAAKRLDNRNAIPATSSNFSVRAKDNNFFITKSGLHKRNLKPNHFIRVHLNGKPVHPLSPKPSDETLLHALIYKNFSQAQAILHCHAPELEFVNLEKSQIVKPVHEATNISDIKFGFFKLEGHEILKALGFKSHLEHYYLPVIENNQNMEKLSTIIEQNFFAYQQKLPYCAFLLEKHGIYCFGNSVHQAELRLEAILHLLTTLK from the coding sequence ATGAGAACATACAGACGCATCATTAAAGACTCTTCATTTTTGCCTTTGTCACTTTATGAAATGAATTCCTTAAATCATTTGTGTGATGCTGCAAAAAGATTAGACAATAGAAACGCAATACCTGCTACGAGTAGTAACTTTAGCGTTCGAGCAAAAGACAATAATTTTTTTATAACGAAATCGGGTTTACATAAAAGAAATTTAAAACCAAACCACTTTATTCGTGTCCATTTAAATGGGAAGCCAGTTCACCCCTTATCTCCCAAACCAAGTGATGAAACACTTTTACACGCTCTGATTTATAAAAATTTTTCACAAGCTCAAGCTATTTTGCATTGCCACGCACCGGAATTGGAATTTGTTAACTTAGAAAAGTCGCAAATTGTAAAACCTGTTCATGAGGCCACAAATATTTCTGATATCAAATTTGGTTTTTTCAAATTAGAAGGACACGAAATTTTAAAAGCACTTGGATTTAAATCACATTTAGAACATTATTATTTGCCTGTGATAGAAAACAATCAAAACATGGAAAAACTTTCCACAATCATAGAACAAAACTTTTTTGCCTACCAGCAAAAATTGCCTTATTGCGCCTTTTTACTTGAAAAACATGGCATATATTGCTTTGGTAATTCAGTACATCAAGCAGAATTAAGACTCGAAGCTATTTTGCATCTTTTAACTACACTAAAGTAG